Proteins from one Paraburkholderia sp. BL10I2N1 genomic window:
- a CDS encoding ABC transporter permease, translating into MKADPTTLFAHRRVVRPAASGRPRSNLVRRLVPLGWGVASLACFIAAWELAWAAGWADPLLLPPPHIFLRNFASQAQYFIPTDVIGETSNATALKSLAMTIVATTLRVLSGLVLGFVCSVAMGVAIRYFRLLGNLTLPTITLLAPISPIAWLPVAIFLFGIGNAPAVFMVFISLFFVMTVSTISQIDNVSRTHLNVAAVMGATRAQTFRHVILPAILPSLFMVLRMNLFGAWMVVLVAEATGVGSGLGQVVMLARNTFNSSLSFFTMTLIGVTGFAFDVALRIVQRKVLFWVPGNGLGK; encoded by the coding sequence GCCACGCTCCAACCTCGTCCGGCGACTCGTGCCGCTTGGCTGGGGAGTCGCCTCGCTGGCGTGCTTCATTGCCGCATGGGAACTGGCGTGGGCCGCAGGTTGGGCAGATCCGCTTCTGTTGCCGCCGCCGCACATCTTCCTGCGCAACTTCGCGTCGCAGGCTCAGTACTTCATCCCGACTGACGTGATCGGCGAGACGTCCAACGCGACAGCGCTGAAGTCGCTCGCCATGACAATCGTCGCAACAACGTTGCGGGTGTTAAGCGGCCTGGTGCTGGGCTTCGTCTGCAGCGTGGCGATGGGCGTCGCGATCCGCTACTTCCGCCTGCTCGGCAACCTCACCTTACCGACGATCACGCTGCTGGCTCCCATTTCACCGATCGCGTGGCTCCCGGTCGCGATCTTCCTGTTCGGAATCGGGAATGCGCCCGCTGTATTCATGGTGTTCATCTCGCTTTTTTTTGTCATGACCGTCTCGACGATCAGCCAGATCGACAACGTCAGCCGTACCCACCTTAACGTCGCCGCCGTGATGGGCGCGACGCGCGCGCAGACGTTCCGTCATGTGATTCTGCCGGCCATCTTGCCGTCGCTCTTCATGGTGCTGCGCATGAACCTGTTCGGCGCGTGGATGGTAGTGCTGGTGGCGGAAGCGACCGGCGTCGGCAGCGGGCTCGGTCAGGTCGTCATGCTCGCGCGCAATACCTTCAACTCGAGCCTGTCGTTCTTCACGATGACGCTGATCGGCGTCACCGGCTTCGCCTTCGACGTTGCGCTGCGAATCGTCCAGCGCAAGGTGCTGTTCTGGGTGCCAGGTAACGGTTTGGGGAAATGA
- a CDS encoding amidohydrolase family protein gives MSETLIVAGWIVKGVADRHTAEVIRDGALYQRDGVIVEIGDAQQLIAKYPNAPRLGSPDTVLLPGFVNSHHHVGLTPLQHGSPDYALELWFASRMGTREIDLYLDTLYSAFEMIASGITTVQHIHGWRPGPLSSIHEAASGVLKAYRDIGMRASYSFAVREQNLLVYEADEDFVKRLPADIGPKLAAHLKAQQVPLADHLQLFDMLTQDNEGQSLTRIQLAPANLHWCSDETLLTIKERADKAGVPMHMHLLETAYQKEYARRRTGKTAVAHLNDLGLLGPSLTLGHGVWLTEADIEMVAHTGTCICHNCSSNLRLRSGVAPLNAFARYGVTVGMGLDEAGINEDRDMLQEMRLALRVHRTPGMDDDVPTCPQILKMATEDGARTTPFGAQIGRLETGRLADLVLMNWKTATYPYQDDNIPMLDALMQRAKTNAVDAVMIAGEVVYRDGRFTRVDRDAILNEIEQTLAKPRNEVKQAERELGTAVFPHVKAFYTDYFAETPPRQPFYAPSSRN, from the coding sequence ATGTCAGAAACATTGATTGTCGCTGGCTGGATCGTCAAGGGCGTCGCCGACCGGCACACCGCAGAGGTCATCCGCGACGGCGCGCTGTATCAACGCGACGGCGTAATAGTCGAGATCGGCGATGCGCAGCAGCTGATCGCAAAGTATCCGAACGCGCCGCGCCTCGGCTCGCCCGATACGGTGTTGCTGCCTGGCTTCGTCAACAGTCACCATCACGTCGGCCTGACGCCGCTGCAACACGGCTCTCCGGACTACGCGCTGGAACTGTGGTTTGCGAGCCGGATGGGTACGCGCGAGATCGATCTTTACCTCGATACCCTGTACTCCGCCTTCGAAATGATTGCGTCCGGCATTACCACCGTGCAGCACATCCACGGTTGGCGGCCTGGTCCGCTGTCGTCGATACATGAAGCCGCTTCAGGCGTCCTGAAGGCGTATCGGGACATCGGTATGCGCGCGTCGTACAGCTTCGCCGTGCGCGAGCAGAATCTGCTCGTCTACGAAGCCGACGAAGACTTCGTCAAACGCCTGCCGGCCGACATCGGACCTAAGCTCGCTGCGCATCTGAAAGCGCAGCAGGTCCCGCTGGCCGATCATCTGCAGTTGTTCGACATGCTCACGCAGGACAACGAAGGCCAATCGCTGACCCGGATTCAGCTTGCACCTGCCAACCTGCACTGGTGTAGCGATGAGACACTGCTTACCATCAAGGAACGCGCCGACAAAGCCGGCGTACCGATGCATATGCATTTGCTCGAAACCGCCTATCAGAAGGAATACGCGCGCCGCCGGACCGGCAAGACGGCGGTCGCGCATCTGAACGATCTCGGTCTGCTCGGTCCGTCGCTAACCCTCGGCCATGGCGTGTGGCTGACGGAAGCAGACATCGAAATGGTCGCGCATACCGGCACCTGCATCTGCCATAACTGCAGTTCGAATCTCCGTTTGCGCAGTGGCGTGGCACCCTTGAATGCGTTCGCCAGATACGGTGTGACGGTCGGCATGGGGCTCGACGAAGCGGGTATCAACGAAGACCGCGACATGTTGCAGGAGATGCGCCTCGCACTGCGGGTACACCGCACGCCGGGAATGGACGACGACGTGCCGACCTGCCCACAAATACTGAAAATGGCCACTGAGGATGGCGCTCGAACCACCCCGTTCGGCGCACAAATTGGGCGCCTGGAAACCGGACGCCTGGCCGATCTGGTGCTGATGAACTGGAAGACCGCCACGTATCCGTATCAGGACGATAACATTCCGATGCTCGATGCGCTCATGCAGCGCGCCAAGACCAATGCTGTCGATGCCGTGATGATTGCCGGCGAAGTGGTGTACCGGGATGGCCGGTTCACGCGCGTGGATCGCGATGCGATCCTCAACGAGATCGAACAGACTCTCGCGAAGCCGCGCAACGAGGTGAAGCAGGCGGAGCGGGAACTGGGCACGGCCGTGTTCCCTCATGTAAAGGCCTTTTACACCGACTATTTTGCTGAAACACCGCCGCGTCAGCCGTTTTACGCCCCTTCATCACGGAACTGA
- a CDS encoding M20/M25/M40 family metallo-hydrolase translates to MDRMTTQALLEAVDDRFDAEVEFLAALVREPSDNPPGDCAGHADLAARALEALGLEVERHVVPADAVVQAGMISVTNLVVRHRFGDGPTIALNAHGDVVPPGEGWSSDPYGAEIRDGYMIGRGAAVSKSDFATYAFALRALIETAAPLQGTVELHLTYDEESGGLLGPGWLLANGIVKPDFAICAGFSYAITTAHNGCVHLEVAVRGKSAHAARPDTGHDALEAATAVLQALYAHRAELATIRSATTGIEHPTLVVGLIEGGINTNVVPDLVTLRLDRRVTPEEDAAAARTRVEEVVRHAVAGLPGISVEFREVLIASPMRQLPGAEQLVAALQAAARVTIQTEITAEGVPLYTDARLYCEAGVPTVIYGAGPRTLLEANGHRADERVAIEDLRRATKTVALALSGLLKPQ, encoded by the coding sequence ATGGACCGAATGACCACGCAAGCCCTTTTGGAAGCGGTCGACGATCGCTTCGACGCTGAAGTCGAATTTCTGGCCGCCCTCGTTCGCGAGCCCTCTGACAACCCGCCCGGCGATTGTGCGGGTCACGCCGATCTGGCCGCCCGCGCGCTAGAAGCGCTCGGCCTTGAAGTCGAGCGACACGTCGTGCCGGCAGACGCTGTCGTTCAGGCTGGCATGATCAGTGTGACCAACCTGGTCGTTCGGCATCGCTTCGGCGACGGCCCGACGATTGCACTGAACGCACACGGCGATGTCGTGCCGCCCGGCGAGGGCTGGTCGAGCGATCCTTACGGCGCCGAGATCCGGGACGGCTATATGATCGGACGCGGTGCGGCAGTCTCGAAGTCCGACTTCGCCACGTACGCTTTCGCATTGCGCGCGTTGATCGAGACGGCTGCCCCGCTGCAAGGCACGGTCGAACTGCATTTGACCTACGACGAGGAAAGCGGCGGCTTGCTGGGTCCCGGCTGGCTGCTTGCGAACGGCATCGTAAAGCCCGACTTCGCGATCTGCGCCGGCTTCTCGTATGCAATCACGACCGCTCACAACGGTTGCGTGCATCTCGAAGTCGCCGTGCGCGGCAAGTCCGCGCACGCCGCTCGCCCCGACACCGGACACGACGCGCTTGAGGCGGCCACGGCGGTGTTGCAGGCGCTCTATGCGCATCGCGCGGAACTGGCCACGATTCGCTCCGCGACCACCGGAATCGAACATCCGACACTCGTAGTGGGGCTGATCGAAGGCGGCATCAATACCAACGTCGTGCCCGATCTGGTGACCCTGCGGCTCGATCGGCGCGTGACGCCGGAGGAAGACGCGGCTGCCGCGCGAACGCGCGTGGAGGAAGTCGTGCGGCACGCTGTCGCCGGGCTGCCCGGCATCAGCGTCGAATTCCGCGAGGTGCTGATCGCCTCACCGATGAGGCAGTTGCCCGGCGCGGAGCAGCTCGTCGCCGCATTGCAGGCGGCGGCTCGCGTCACGATCCAGACGGAGATTACGGCGGAAGGTGTGCCGCTCTATACCGATGCCCGCCTGTACTGCGAAGCCGGTGTGCCGACCGTGATCTACGGGGCCGGACCTCGCACACTCCTTGAGGCAAACGGACACCGGGCGGACGAGCGAGTGGCGATAGAAGATCTGAGGCGGGCTACGAAGACCGTCGCTCTGGCGCTCAGCGGCTTACTGAAGCCGCAGTAG
- a CDS encoding ABC transporter ATP-binding protein — translation MSQNESASMQPPLVTCKGVGKTWQTDGAPFVALRDIDLNIARREFVVFLGPSGCGKSTLLYLISGLEQISSGRIVCGGAEVSGPGTDRGLVFQDASLFPWLSVGENITFGLKMQHMPKENRRRVAEEILERVGLSEAIDKRPDQLSGGMRQRVAVGRALALKPEILLLDEPFAALDVQTRAKMQDFLIQVWQRSNVSMVFVTHHIDEAIALADRIVVFTARPGRIKTIIPVDLPRPRDTRSRAFHDLSVHLTDLMRDEVDRAFAEQERVR, via the coding sequence ATGAGCCAGAATGAATCAGCTTCCATGCAACCGCCGCTCGTCACCTGCAAGGGCGTCGGCAAGACATGGCAGACAGACGGCGCACCGTTCGTTGCCTTGCGTGACATCGACCTGAATATCGCTCGCCGCGAATTCGTCGTGTTCCTCGGCCCAAGCGGGTGCGGCAAAAGTACTCTGCTCTATCTAATCTCAGGACTGGAACAGATATCCAGCGGCCGCATCGTGTGCGGCGGTGCCGAGGTGAGCGGACCGGGCACGGACCGTGGACTCGTCTTCCAGGACGCCTCGCTCTTTCCGTGGCTGAGCGTGGGCGAAAACATCACCTTCGGCCTGAAAATGCAGCACATGCCCAAGGAAAACCGGCGGCGTGTCGCAGAGGAAATTCTCGAGCGTGTCGGCTTGTCCGAAGCCATCGACAAACGGCCCGACCAGCTCTCGGGCGGCATGCGCCAGCGTGTTGCCGTGGGGCGTGCACTCGCGCTGAAGCCCGAGATACTGCTGCTCGACGAGCCGTTCGCCGCGCTGGACGTGCAAACGCGTGCGAAGATGCAGGACTTCCTGATCCAGGTCTGGCAACGAAGCAATGTGTCGATGGTCTTCGTCACTCACCACATCGACGAAGCGATTGCGCTCGCCGACCGCATTGTCGTGTTTACGGCACGCCCGGGGCGCATCAAGACCATCATTCCGGTCGATCTTCCTCGTCCGCGGGACACGCGCAGCCGGGCGTTCCACGATCTCAGCGTCCACCTGACCGACCTGATGCGCGATGAAGTCGATCGCGCCTTCGCCGAGCAGGAGCGGGTCCGATGA
- a CDS encoding carbon-nitrogen hydrolase family protein, protein MNRLVTLSTLRAAALQLPPCTTDLAGNEAVAFAAVRAAADDGAQLIVLPEFSMVPYFASAPGGQYRDWAQPADGPLAARCAALARERGIALFVPFYEIDRASGRYHNAVLGFDADGNPLRAGPVARKLHLPVGDDPPPGYDEAAHFTPGDALHVVQVGAWRIGVLVCYDRRFPECWRALRAAGADLVIVPVAGSGGDDMDFFVGELRTHARENGLAVVCANKTGDEFLDGVRIDNYGESCVIAADGAVLARRPGNEGPGIVSATLAHAEIAATREKLSYFDHRRVDLYDTPSF, encoded by the coding sequence ATGAATCGACTGGTAACCCTGAGCACACTTCGGGCCGCGGCACTGCAATTGCCTCCCTGCACAACCGACCTTGCCGGCAACGAGGCCGTGGCATTTGCCGCCGTGCGCGCCGCCGCTGATGACGGCGCCCAGTTGATCGTCTTGCCCGAGTTCTCAATGGTGCCGTACTTCGCGAGCGCGCCGGGCGGGCAATATCGTGACTGGGCGCAGCCCGCCGACGGTCCCCTCGCCGCACGCTGCGCCGCGCTGGCCAGGGAGCGTGGCATCGCCCTGTTCGTACCGTTCTACGAAATCGATCGGGCGAGTGGTCGGTATCACAACGCCGTGCTCGGCTTCGACGCCGACGGCAATCCGCTGCGCGCCGGTCCGGTTGCGCGCAAGCTTCACCTGCCTGTCGGCGACGACCCGCCGCCCGGCTACGATGAAGCCGCGCACTTCACGCCTGGCGACGCACTGCACGTCGTGCAGGTAGGCGCATGGCGCATCGGCGTTCTGGTCTGCTACGACCGCCGCTTTCCAGAATGCTGGCGCGCGTTGCGTGCGGCCGGCGCCGATCTCGTCATCGTGCCCGTCGCGGGCAGCGGTGGCGACGATATGGATTTCTTCGTCGGGGAGTTGCGCACGCACGCGCGGGAAAATGGGCTGGCGGTCGTTTGCGCGAACAAGACCGGTGACGAATTCCTCGATGGCGTGCGCATCGACAACTATGGCGAGTCGTGTGTGATTGCCGCCGACGGCGCTGTACTCGCCCGCCGGCCCGGCAACGAAGGACCTGGCATCGTCAGCGCGACGCTCGCGCATGCAGAGATCGCGGCGACCCGCGAAAAGCTGTCTTACTTCGACCATCGGCGTGTCGATCTATACGACACACCATCGTTCTGA